A window from Rhizosphaericola mali encodes these proteins:
- a CDS encoding phage integrase SAM-like domain-containing protein: MATAKFVTKKHYVKKSGKTPIYLQYIFNSENKVLINTGFEIFPNLWNVNTQSVKPSFDFVCEKKTYAVVNAELSDLMAKFKAFLSSTLLRNQIPNIKYVVDHFDQYIKNNSQNAKPIPTELVTLEDHFVDFIKNKEDAVAKDTVKDYRSLIKHLKAYEKSRGCHLNFTSFDYYFYEDFVDFLFYETEKPNGECGLLANSVGKQIKNLKCFLRNRIRKGYCASLDLSGYTTITEEVDMIFLTWQEIVKIYRFDLEAHPELKDTRNLLVLGCLTGLRYSDLSRISANYIQNNVLKIRQKKVQKFVQIPIINDTYDILQNYDFNVPKIHINDFNESLKVMGKLMGFDEMIEVTHFKKGKSLQKSVPKYELFTSHICRRSFCTNEYLRGTDPMLIRKISGHKTERAFLTYIKVDELMAAQKIAECWQDRRLA, encoded by the coding sequence ATGGCAACCGCAAAATTTGTAACCAAGAAACATTACGTCAAAAAATCAGGCAAGACGCCTATTTATTTGCAGTACATCTTTAATTCAGAAAATAAAGTCCTTATCAATACAGGATTTGAAATTTTTCCGAACCTATGGAATGTAAATACGCAATCCGTTAAACCTAGCTTTGATTTTGTCTGTGAAAAGAAAACGTATGCAGTCGTAAATGCTGAATTGTCGGATTTAATGGCAAAGTTCAAGGCTTTTCTTTCCTCTACCCTCTTAAGAAATCAAATTCCGAATATCAAATATGTAGTTGACCATTTTGACCAATACATCAAAAACAATAGTCAAAATGCTAAACCGATTCCTACAGAGCTTGTAACGCTCGAAGATCATTTTGTGGACTTTATTAAAAACAAGGAAGATGCCGTTGCAAAAGATACCGTGAAAGATTACAGATCTTTGATAAAGCATTTAAAAGCATATGAAAAAAGCAGAGGTTGCCATTTGAATTTTACTAGTTTCGATTATTATTTTTATGAGGATTTTGTTGATTTTCTCTTTTATGAAACGGAAAAGCCTAATGGTGAATGCGGACTATTGGCTAATTCCGTTGGTAAGCAAATTAAAAATTTGAAATGCTTTCTACGTAACCGAATCAGAAAGGGATATTGTGCCAGCCTTGACCTTTCCGGTTATACGACTATCACTGAAGAGGTTGACATGATCTTTCTCACATGGCAGGAAATCGTAAAAATTTATCGTTTCGATTTAGAAGCGCATCCAGAACTGAAAGACACTCGTAATTTATTAGTACTTGGTTGTCTTACAGGATTACGTTATTCAGACTTGTCAAGAATCTCCGCCAACTATATCCAAAACAATGTCCTTAAAATCCGACAAAAGAAAGTACAGAAGTTTGTGCAAATACCTATTATTAACGATACTTATGATATACTTCAAAATTATGACTTCAATGTTCCCAAAATCCACATTAATGACTTCAACGAAAGTTTAAAGGTAATGGGGAAATTAATGGGCTTTGATGAGATGATAGAAGTAACACATTTTAAAAAGGGCAAATCATTGCAAAAATCCGTACCCAAATACGAATTGTTTACCAGCCACATTTGCCGCAGATCCTTTTGTACCAATGAATATTTAAGAGGTACAGATCCTATGCTTATCAGAAAAATCAGTGGACACAAAACAGAAAGAGCATTTCTCACATATATTAAAGTAGATGAGTTGATGGCTGCACAAAAAATTGCAGAGTGTTGGCAAGATAGAAGACTTGCCTAA
- a CDS encoding carbonic anhydrase, translating into MHTIKSLFEKNESWAKKQAELDPDYFKKLSSGQKPEFLWIGCGDSRVPAEEILGLEAGEVFVHRNVANQVLYTDINARSVIEYAVLHLKVKHVIVCGHYGCGGVHSALSNQDFGETLNMWLKSIKEVYSENKEELSTIATEKEMEEKLVEFNVLKQIEHLKNTSTIQKAWKEDDGPTLHGWVFSLETGKIKSLIAEEPNSPIEKVYQFENLW; encoded by the coding sequence ATGCATACCATTAAAAGTTTATTTGAAAAAAATGAATCTTGGGCAAAAAAACAAGCGGAATTAGATCCAGATTATTTTAAAAAATTGTCTTCTGGACAAAAACCAGAATTTTTATGGATTGGTTGTGGAGATAGTCGAGTGCCAGCAGAAGAAATTCTTGGCTTAGAAGCAGGTGAAGTATTTGTACATAGAAATGTGGCAAATCAAGTATTGTACACTGATATCAATGCAAGAAGTGTGATTGAATATGCAGTTCTACATTTGAAAGTAAAACATGTAATTGTTTGCGGTCACTATGGTTGCGGAGGTGTTCATTCTGCTTTATCTAATCAAGACTTCGGGGAGACTTTGAATATGTGGTTAAAAAGCATCAAAGAAGTTTACTCTGAAAATAAAGAAGAACTTTCTACAATCGCGACAGAAAAAGAGATGGAAGAAAAATTGGTAGAATTCAATGTATTGAAACAAATTGAACATTTGAAGAATACATCTACCATACAAAAGGCATGGAAAGAAGATGACGGTCCTACTTTACATGGCTGGGTTTTCAGTTTGGAAACAGGAAAAATAAAATCTCTAATTGCAGAAGAACCAAATAGTCCAATTGAAAAAGTATATCAATTTGAAAATTTGTGGTAA
- the fabG gene encoding 3-oxoacyl-[acyl-carrier-protein] reductase, with protein MGILNGKVAIVTGGARGIGEAVVLKLAENGANIAFTYVSEGSKDKAETLVQKVKEFGVDAKAYQSDAGNFAAAESFVQSVVKDFGTVDICVNNAGISIDNLLLRITPEQWEKVIQTNLTSVYNVTKCVIRTMMKARSGSIINMSSIIGISGNAGQSSYAASKAGIIGFTKSIAQELGSRNVRCNAIAPGFIETDMTNYLQDDAATVDYKSRIPLNRFGQAEDVANAVLFLASDMSTYVTGQTLNVCGGLNM; from the coding sequence ATGGGTATTCTTAATGGTAAAGTTGCTATAGTTACCGGCGGAGCTAGAGGAATCGGAGAAGCTGTCGTACTTAAATTAGCTGAAAATGGTGCAAATATTGCCTTTACATATGTAAGCGAAGGTAGTAAAGATAAAGCCGAAACCTTGGTTCAAAAAGTAAAAGAATTTGGCGTTGATGCTAAGGCTTACCAAAGTGATGCAGGCAATTTTGCAGCAGCAGAATCATTTGTACAAAGCGTAGTTAAAGACTTTGGAACAGTAGATATTTGTGTAAATAACGCAGGTATCAGTATCGACAATTTGTTGCTTAGAATTACACCCGAACAATGGGAAAAGGTAATTCAAACAAATCTTACTAGTGTTTACAATGTAACTAAATGCGTTATACGTACCATGATGAAAGCTCGCTCTGGTAGTATTATCAACATGAGTTCGATTATTGGCATCTCTGGAAATGCTGGTCAATCTAGTTATGCAGCATCTAAAGCAGGTATTATTGGTTTTACAAAATCTATTGCACAAGAATTAGGCTCTAGAAATGTACGTTGCAATGCCATTGCTCCTGGTTTTATCGAAACAGATATGACCAATTATTTGCAAGATGATGCGGCGACGGTTGATTATAAATCAAGAATTCCATTGAACAGATTTGGACAAGCGGAAGATGTGGCAAATGCCGTTTTATTCCTGGCTTCTGACATGAGTACTTACGTTACTGGACAAACTTTAAATGTTTGTGGCGGTTTAAATATGTAA
- a CDS encoding phospholipase A, protein MPNSTRFRIKNSFFFLLSFFFYSNTWSQSEKYNGDSVPKRLTAEEKFLSQPSFTIFNDNYFLTGTTLREAPSKYNSDVKYQISFKQLLYRNPLVAKSFLFVSYTQKSFWDIYKNSKPFAEINFNPALGLIRPYDTKMGKSGFFTLMLEHESNGRDSIQSRSWNFLSAGWQQNISDRIQLNAKVWLPFAYKDDNPDLINYVGYGQFGAAYIIKPSRWYADVLVKKGNQWNWKGSVMGQLYYKPFKKGNQFIGIQWFQGYGENLISYQQKTSMVRIGLLIKPNLTNFFY, encoded by the coding sequence ATGCCCAATAGCACGCGCTTTCGTATTAAAAACAGCTTTTTTTTTCTATTAAGTTTTTTCTTTTATTCAAATACCTGGAGTCAATCAGAAAAATATAACGGAGACTCTGTTCCAAAAAGGTTAACTGCCGAAGAGAAATTTTTGAGCCAACCATCATTTACTATTTTCAACGATAATTATTTCTTGACGGGTACGACCTTAAGGGAAGCTCCAAGTAAATATAATTCGGATGTGAAATATCAAATTAGTTTTAAGCAATTGTTATATCGTAATCCATTGGTAGCAAAAAGTTTCTTATTTGTAAGTTACACACAGAAATCATTTTGGGACATTTATAAAAATTCTAAACCATTTGCAGAAATCAATTTCAATCCTGCGCTTGGTTTGATAAGACCTTACGATACCAAAATGGGAAAATCGGGCTTTTTTACCTTAATGCTGGAGCATGAATCCAATGGGCGTGACAGTATTCAATCTCGTAGTTGGAATTTTTTGTCCGCGGGTTGGCAACAGAATATTTCGGATAGAATACAATTAAACGCAAAAGTATGGTTACCATTTGCCTATAAAGATGATAATCCTGATTTGATTAACTATGTGGGATACGGACAATTCGGTGCTGCCTATATTATCAAACCATCCAGATGGTATGCGGATGTTTTGGTCAAAAAAGGTAATCAATGGAATTGGAAAGGTAGTGTTATGGGACAATTGTATTATAAGCCATTCAAAAAAGGAAACCAATTTATTGGGATTCAATGGTTTCAAGGATATGGAGAGAATCTTATCAGTTACCAACAAAAGACGAGCATGGTTAGGATAGGATTGTTGATCAAACCAAATCTTACCAACTTTTTTTACTAA
- a CDS encoding GH3 auxin-responsive promoter family protein has product MNLLSSAISRLARLRYWRIESWIEHPLEAQMEVLDNLLSHGQYTVFGEKYGFNREWDTQDFKKNVPISEYEDLQPYIDLIMHGQENILWNTPVNWFAKSSGTSGGVSKFIPISEESLDKCHFQGAKDVLTMYYNEYPESQLLTGKGLVIGGSHQISQLSEEIYYGDLSAVLMQNTPFWGEWIRTPELSIALMDEWESKIEAIAHATISENVTSISGVPSWTSILLKRILELTGKKNIGEVWPNLELYMHGGVSFTPYKNNFEKLIGKKINYLDMYNASEGFFSAQAHTDDDGMLLFLQHGIYYEFLPIDQYKVPNAKTLSLDEVQLNTNYAIVISTNGGLWRYLPGDTIQFSSLYPFKIKVTGRLKAFINAFGEELIIDNTDKAIAIASQKMNVSINEYTAGPCYFSENNNGTHEWIIEFDKTPEDLEKFTQILDEELQKLNSDYQAKRYKSIALQLPIIHTVESGTFNKWMKERGKLGGQHKVPRLANHRNYLEELLHKINAINKISA; this is encoded by the coding sequence ATGAATTTGTTAAGTTCTGCTATATCAAGATTGGCTCGCCTAAGATACTGGCGTATTGAATCATGGATAGAACATCCATTAGAAGCGCAAATGGAGGTTTTAGACAATTTACTTTCACACGGACAATATACCGTATTCGGAGAAAAATATGGCTTTAATAGAGAATGGGATACTCAAGATTTCAAAAAAAATGTTCCCATCTCTGAATATGAAGATTTACAACCGTATATAGACCTGATTATGCACGGTCAGGAAAATATACTTTGGAACACACCTGTTAATTGGTTTGCGAAAAGTAGTGGTACAAGTGGAGGCGTTAGTAAATTTATACCGATATCTGAGGAAAGTCTTGACAAATGCCATTTTCAAGGAGCGAAAGATGTCCTTACTATGTATTATAACGAATATCCTGAAAGCCAATTATTAACAGGAAAAGGACTTGTAATTGGGGGCAGTCATCAGATCAGCCAATTATCAGAAGAAATCTATTATGGAGATCTAAGTGCTGTATTAATGCAAAACACTCCATTTTGGGGAGAATGGATACGCACTCCAGAATTATCCATTGCGTTAATGGATGAATGGGAAAGTAAAATCGAAGCGATCGCACATGCAACCATTTCCGAAAATGTAACGTCTATTTCTGGCGTTCCATCTTGGACATCTATTTTATTAAAACGTATATTGGAATTAACGGGTAAAAAGAATATCGGAGAAGTCTGGCCCAATTTAGAATTGTACATGCATGGTGGGGTATCATTCACTCCTTATAAAAATAATTTCGAAAAATTGATTGGTAAAAAAATCAATTATTTGGATATGTACAATGCGAGTGAAGGTTTTTTCTCTGCACAAGCGCACACTGATGATGATGGCATGTTGTTATTTTTACAACACGGTATTTATTATGAATTTTTACCGATCGATCAGTATAAAGTGCCTAATGCTAAAACATTAAGTCTAGACGAAGTTCAATTAAATACAAATTATGCGATAGTAATATCTACGAATGGTGGATTATGGCGTTATCTACCAGGTGATACTATTCAATTCTCTTCTCTATATCCTTTTAAAATAAAAGTTACCGGCAGATTGAAAGCATTTATCAACGCATTTGGAGAGGAATTAATTATTGACAATACAGATAAAGCCATTGCTATTGCTTCGCAAAAAATGAATGTTTCCATCAATGAATATACGGCTGGTCCTTGTTATTTTTCAGAAAATAATAATGGCACACACGAGTGGATCATAGAATTTGATAAAACACCTGAAGATTTGGAAAAATTTACCCAAATCTTAGATGAGGAATTACAAAAATTAAATAGTGATTATCAAGCGAAAAGATACAAAAGTATTGCTTTACAATTGCCAATAATTCATACCGTAGAATCCGGAACATTCAATAAGTGGATGAAAGAAAGAGGTAAATTAGGCGGTCAACATAAAGTACCACGCCTTGCAAATCATAGAAATTATTTAGAAGAATTATTACATAAAATCAACGCAATCAATAAAATATCCGCATAG
- a CDS encoding START-like domain-containing protein — protein MAKKQLYSIEYPIKCSPTILYGFLSTASGMQEWFADKVTERDDVMSFSWSGGTPDQAKIIEQEEDKFVRYQWLHEAPEEYFEFSIETAEISNQTILVIKAFAEKNDIKDDTLVWDHQVKDLFRRLGS, from the coding sequence ATGGCTAAAAAACAGCTGTACTCCATAGAATATCCTATTAAGTGCTCGCCAACTATACTATATGGTTTTTTATCAACTGCTTCTGGAATGCAAGAGTGGTTTGCAGATAAGGTAACAGAAAGAGATGATGTAATGAGTTTTTCTTGGAGTGGAGGTACGCCTGATCAAGCAAAAATTATAGAACAAGAGGAGGATAAGTTTGTACGTTATCAATGGTTACACGAGGCTCCTGAAGAATATTTTGAATTTAGCATAGAGACTGCAGAGATTTCGAATCAGACTATTTTAGTAATTAAAGCTTTTGCGGAAAAAAATGATATCAAAGATGATACCTTGGTTTGGGATCATCAAGTGAAAGATTTGTTTCGCAGATTGGGAAGCTAG
- a CDS encoding LptF/LptG family permease translates to MIKKLDKLILRAFVGPFIATFLISLFVLVMQFFWLWIDDFVGKGLDVFTIAKMIGFVAATCVPLALPLSLLLSSIMTFGSMGESFELVAIKSSGVPLTRFMRPLTVVTILLSLVAFYFANNLIPIANLKMNRMRYDIVKTKPALDIKAGVFYDKMSGFVIKIGEKDKDNMHIRDVIILEKNQGLQDNLMVAKSGLMSMTPDKSSLQFTLNDGWRYEEEGRNNDLNTQFTRTGFKEYKKLFDLSTFKMTETNEEGFKSDPKMLTVGQLSPSIDSLYKLDTLQQIRRRNDLTPYFYFVRYQDSTWAKANPKAKLKKSYFNTLKDTFQLEVVQRVNNSLQSVKSNLDVAQNDNKSAQETIRKYKIEWHRKFTLSAACLILFLIGAPLGSIIRKGGLGAPLLFAIIFFVIFYIFNTVGEKIAKQGVVPVWAGMWLSSAILLPVGIFLMVKALNDSQILGKEVWFRIGKAIKKILPQKKKEIEE, encoded by the coding sequence ATGATTAAAAAGTTAGACAAGCTCATTCTTCGCGCATTTGTTGGACCGTTTATCGCCACATTTCTGATCTCCTTATTTGTGTTGGTGATGCAGTTTTTCTGGTTGTGGATCGATGATTTTGTGGGTAAAGGTTTGGATGTGTTTACCATTGCCAAAATGATTGGTTTTGTAGCAGCGACTTGTGTGCCGCTCGCTTTGCCATTATCACTATTGCTTTCCTCTATCATGACTTTTGGTAGTATGGGAGAATCATTCGAATTAGTTGCTATCAAATCTTCAGGTGTTCCATTGACTCGATTCATGCGACCATTGACTGTCGTTACGATTTTATTGAGTTTAGTCGCTTTTTATTTTGCCAATAATCTTATTCCCATAGCCAATCTAAAAATGAATAGAATGCGCTATGATATTGTCAAAACTAAACCTGCATTGGATATAAAAGCGGGCGTTTTTTATGATAAAATGTCTGGTTTTGTTATCAAAATAGGAGAGAAGGATAAAGATAATATGCATATAAGGGATGTAATTATCTTAGAAAAAAATCAGGGTTTGCAAGATAATTTAATGGTTGCCAAAAGTGGATTGATGTCGATGACGCCTGATAAGTCTTCTTTGCAATTTACCCTAAATGATGGTTGGCGCTATGAGGAAGAAGGTCGCAATAACGATCTTAATACGCAATTTACCCGTACAGGTTTTAAGGAATATAAAAAGCTATTTGACCTTTCGACATTTAAAATGACGGAAACCAATGAAGAAGGTTTTAAATCTGATCCGAAGATGTTGACTGTTGGGCAATTGTCTCCTTCTATTGATAGTTTGTACAAATTGGACACATTGCAACAAATAAGACGACGCAATGATTTGACGCCTTATTTCTATTTTGTGCGGTATCAAGATAGTACTTGGGCGAAAGCCAATCCAAAAGCAAAGCTGAAAAAATCTTATTTCAATACTTTAAAAGATACATTTCAACTAGAAGTCGTACAGCGTGTTAATAATTCATTACAGAGTGTAAAATCTAATCTTGATGTTGCGCAAAATGACAATAAATCAGCGCAAGAAACAATTCGAAAATATAAAATTGAATGGCATCGCAAGTTTACCCTTTCCGCGGCGTGTTTGATTTTATTTTTGATCGGAGCTCCATTAGGTTCCATTATTAGAAAAGGAGGATTAGGTGCCCCATTATTATTTGCGATCATATTTTTCGTGATTTTTTACATATTTAATACCGTAGGTGAAAAAATCGCTAAGCAAGGTGTCGTACCTGTATGGGCAGGCATGTGGCTTTCCTCCGCAATTTTGTTACCGGTAGGTATATTTCTAATGGTAAAAGCGCTCAATGATTCTCAGATTTTGGGTAAAGAAGTTTGGTTCAGAATTGGAAAAGCAATCAAAAAAATATTACCTCAAAAGAAAAAAGAGATAGAAGAATAA
- a CDS encoding cation diffusion facilitator family transporter, translated as MDNAKENYRIQKWICGLAVVLFLLKILAWYVTHSVAILADALESIVNVVAGFIGLYSLYVAAKPKDVDHPYGHGKAEFVSAAMEGLMILAAGCLIIYHAIIHFGEQNAVESLDKGLILVLATALLNYFLGYRWVKQGEKNHSLAITASGNHLKIDAYSTFAVIIGLIFILIFHLYWLDKVIALVMGCFILVNGYSILRKSIAGIMDEADLNLINELVAVLSSNRQPDWIDIHNLKVVKYGSKLHIDCHFTVPYYLTVQEAHDEITRLQKLVAAHFSESIEFNIHTDPCRDCSCAICTKTECPVRKHPFVRQLEWNLKAMVDSKQHRIN; from the coding sequence TTGGATAACGCAAAAGAAAATTATCGGATTCAAAAATGGATTTGTGGTCTCGCTGTGGTTTTGTTTTTACTCAAAATCTTGGCGTGGTATGTAACCCATTCTGTAGCTATCTTGGCAGATGCTTTAGAAAGTATTGTCAACGTAGTTGCGGGTTTCATCGGTCTGTATAGTTTGTATGTGGCTGCGAAGCCCAAAGATGTAGATCATCCTTATGGTCATGGAAAAGCGGAATTTGTATCTGCTGCAATGGAAGGTTTGATGATTCTTGCTGCCGGTTGTTTGATTATTTACCATGCAATTATTCATTTTGGCGAACAAAATGCGGTTGAATCTTTGGATAAAGGTTTGATTTTGGTTTTAGCAACCGCGTTACTCAATTATTTCTTGGGATATCGATGGGTAAAACAAGGCGAGAAAAATCATTCATTGGCAATTACTGCTTCTGGTAATCATTTAAAAATAGATGCTTACAGCACATTTGCCGTAATTATTGGGCTAATTTTTATTCTAATTTTTCATCTTTATTGGTTAGATAAAGTCATTGCGCTGGTGATGGGGTGTTTCATTTTGGTAAATGGATATTCTATTTTACGCAAATCGATTGCGGGAATTATGGATGAAGCGGATTTAAATTTGATTAATGAATTAGTTGCAGTATTAAGTTCCAATCGTCAACCTGATTGGATTGATATTCACAATTTGAAAGTGGTAAAATACGGTAGTAAGCTACATATAGATTGTCATTTTACCGTTCCGTATTATCTAACTGTGCAAGAAGCGCACGATGAAATAACTCGTTTGCAGAAATTGGTTGCAGCACATTTTTCTGAAAGTATTGAATTCAATATTCACACAGATCCTTGTCGGGATTGTAGCTGTGCTATTTGTACAAAAACGGAATGTCCTGTACGTAAACATCCATTTGTACGTCAGTTGGAATGGAATTTAAAAGCAATGGTAGATTCCAAACAACATCGTATTAATTAA
- a CDS encoding dipeptidase produces MEAWKKFQEENQERFLEELKALLRIPSISSSTPNKPDMLNAADLVKKYLLDAGVDNAEIFPTAGHPVVYGEKIVDVNKPTVLVYGHYDVQPVDPIELWHTDPFEPTVKEDGNIYGRGTADDKGQFFMHVKAFEILSKTDSIPLNVKFIFEGEEEIGSPHLKPFLQEHKDLLKADVVLVSDTSMQSLENPSIDAGVRGLAYLQVEITGPNRDLHSGVYGGAVANPINILAKLIAGMHDENNHITIPGFYDDVDELSAEERKAINKADFDQAEYTKDLGVGDIYGEKGYTTVERTGIRPTMDVNGIWGGFMGEGAKTVLPSKAFAKISFRLVPHQSNEKITEMVVAYLKEKAPASVEIKVTPDHGGDPYVTPIDSVEYLAAQKAIEATFGKRPIPIRGGGSIPITALFESVLGCSTVLLGFGLDSDNLHSPNEKYGLKNFYKGIETIPYFHKYYAELKK; encoded by the coding sequence ATGGAAGCATGGAAAAAATTTCAGGAGGAAAATCAAGAAAGATTTCTGGAAGAATTGAAAGCACTTTTGAGAATACCAAGTATTAGTTCGAGTACACCCAATAAGCCCGATATGTTGAATGCGGCTGATTTGGTTAAAAAATATTTATTAGACGCCGGTGTTGATAACGCGGAAATTTTTCCTACGGCTGGGCATCCAGTTGTTTATGGTGAAAAAATCGTAGATGTCAATAAGCCAACTGTTTTGGTATATGGTCACTATGATGTGCAACCTGTAGATCCGATTGAATTGTGGCATACAGATCCATTCGAACCCACTGTAAAAGAAGATGGAAATATCTACGGACGTGGTACTGCGGATGATAAGGGACAATTTTTCATGCATGTAAAAGCATTTGAAATCTTATCCAAAACAGACAGCATTCCTTTGAATGTAAAATTCATATTTGAAGGAGAGGAAGAAATAGGTTCTCCACATTTGAAACCATTTTTACAAGAGCATAAAGATCTTTTAAAAGCAGATGTCGTATTGGTAAGTGATACGTCAATGCAATCTTTGGAAAATCCAAGTATTGATGCAGGTGTAAGAGGTTTGGCATATTTGCAAGTAGAAATTACGGGTCCGAATAGAGATTTGCATAGTGGTGTATATGGTGGCGCGGTGGCAAATCCGATCAATATTTTGGCAAAATTAATCGCAGGAATGCATGATGAAAATAATCATATTACGATTCCTGGCTTCTATGACGATGTAGATGAATTGTCTGCAGAGGAAAGAAAAGCGATCAATAAAGCAGATTTTGATCAAGCTGAATATACCAAAGATCTTGGTGTTGGCGATATATATGGCGAAAAAGGCTATACAACAGTGGAGCGTACGGGAATCCGTCCAACAATGGATGTAAATGGTATCTGGGGTGGATTTATGGGTGAAGGTGCGAAAACCGTGTTGCCATCCAAAGCATTTGCAAAAATTAGTTTCCGTTTGGTACCACATCAAAGCAATGAAAAAATTACAGAAATGGTGGTGGCTTATTTGAAAGAAAAAGCACCCGCTTCTGTGGAAATAAAAGTAACCCCAGATCATGGTGGTGATCCTTACGTAACCCCGATTGATAGTGTAGAATATTTGGCTGCGCAAAAAGCAATTGAAGCGACGTTTGGAAAAAGGCCTATTCCTATAAGAGGTGGTGGTTCTATTCCGATTACGGCATTATTTGAGTCCGTTTTGGGATGCAGCACGGTATTATTAGGATTTGGTTTGGATAGTGATAACTTGCATAGTCCCAATGAAAAATATGGTTTGAAGAACTTTTACAAGGGAATTGAAACCATTCCATATTTTCATAAGTATTACGCAGAACTTAAGAAATAA
- the rplS gene encoding 50S ribosomal protein L19 translates to MSAAVTFVHEQLTAVKEFPKFKAGDNVTVNYKIVEGGKERIQSFRGDVIKIQGNGATATFTVRKISEGIGVERLFPFASPNVDSIVLNKVGKVRRARLFYLRERSGKRARIKEKRF, encoded by the coding sequence ATGAGCGCAGCAGTAACTTTTGTGCACGAGCAGTTAACAGCAGTAAAAGAATTTCCAAAATTCAAGGCGGGCGATAACGTTACCGTTAATTATAAAATTGTGGAAGGTGGTAAAGAACGTATCCAAAGTTTCCGCGGAGATGTTATCAAAATCCAAGGAAATGGAGCTACTGCAACATTCACTGTTCGTAAAATTTCTGAAGGAATAGGTGTGGAAAGACTTTTCCCATTTGCTTCTCCTAATGTAGATTCTATCGTTTTAAATAAAGTAGGTAAAGTACGTCGTGCTAGATTGTTTTACTTACGTGAACGTAGTGGTAAGAGAGCTAGAATTAAAGAAAAAAGATTCTAA
- a CDS encoding Sec-independent protein translocase subunit TatA/TatB, with protein sequence MSMPGGSEWILIILAVLILFGGRKIPEFMRGLGKGIREFNDAKDNVRREIEEGAKEKDVKKVVTTNEDGSVTTTTTTTTH encoded by the coding sequence ATGAGTATGCCAGGCGGATCAGAATGGATTCTGATAATTTTAGCAGTATTAATACTTTTCGGTGGTAGAAAAATTCCTGAATTCATGCGTGGATTAGGTAAAGGTATCCGTGAATTCAACGATGCTAAAGATAATGTACGTCGTGAGATTGAAGAAGGGGCGAAAGAGAAAGATGTAAAAAAAGTGGTTACTACAAATGAAGATGGTAGCGTTACTACAACGACAACTACCACAACCCATTAA